The genomic segment GATATCAAGACTATCAAATAAATGCTTCAACTTGCTTTCCCTACTCTACAAGGCCTGCAGTCAGCCTGTCGTCGTGCTCCAGAATGTTGTAGACTGCTAACATGTGCTGCGCATCCATTTCCTGCTCACGGCACAATGCTGCGTAAACGTGCATGTGTTGTAGCGGATCTGACAGCAAAGGCCACAATGAACAAGGCCACAGCGGCGGTGTCAAATTTGTAACAGCACAGTTATGGTTGTGCTGAGGGGGGCAGTTATAATGGGGAGACCATATAATCGCGTTGGTAAGTAACAGACGGTAAACCGTCAgattaaattgcattttaagTGAAACATTAGCAGCTCAAATCAATTTGAACAGTAAAAATTAATATTctttaaaaacaccaaaaatgaCATCTCCATCTGAAGAGCccatcgatttttaaacatcaattttttatgggaatattcaaccaaacgtcttacttagggttctcacgttaagcatggaaaaattttatattaatggaacattaagtcttaatattttatttcagtgctgttcaacagactgcaacctgtttgttaaatgcagcggCTCACTTataaacctgaattttcagataaataaatacgttttcatacaaatcttacagtgtacatgtacaagtatactgattagtattttctaaatttgagttaaaaaaaaatcgcaattaatcaatttttgATTCGCATCGGGTTTAATcagtattgaatcgaatcgtgacctatgaatcgtgatacgaatcgaatcgccaggtactaggcaattcacaccccttatatatatatatatatatatatatatatatatatatatatatatacccaaaTTATCACTCATTTTATACACAGTAATTGTCTGTTTTTACGGCTAGTTTTGAGCAGAAGTCGAGGAGAAATTTTGGTAAACTTTCATTGGCCACTTAAAAATATGGATGACCGATCTGGCCTGGGGGCTTTGAGTTGAACCTTGTTATAAAGCAACAATGGATAATAATGAAAATGCTGTCAATCAGTATTGGTCTCCACCGCCAAACCTAATCTGCTCTTGTTATTCTTAATTCACGATTAGGCACAGCTATCAGGATAATCCCAGTAGGCTGCACTACTCGCAGGGCTTTTCTTTGGGTGCCTCTGCACACTTAAAAACTGCTATCAaaactgttagatattattaacatttaaattctttattttcatatattaaccattgttatacattattaacatcttaattctttatattaaccatgttgaaaggttttatagacgtgtaaagcaagtagtgttgaactcagtataatttgactttaagatgggacatattatttggtctagaagttccttctctgtgggaaaacacatttggtccttgagaacagaatctgtttcgaacacgcacccctgactctgttttcgccatcgctcatggaaaagtacccagagagtatgttttgtctacaaatgaaagagaggcggtcggttttaactataagaagccattttacacgcggaagagacacattcggcactctgaaattccacctgttatgtgatgtttggagcatgccatgatgtccagagatctctgttagattaaaatcatttttgcaaaggtgttttttcttacattaaatctgtcttcaagttttggaacacgcaaagaggacaaataagtATATTCCTCTTTCAAAACCCAAGCCGGTATTCTTCACAGTCAGAGACGTATTCATTAACGATATAAAACAGCAgtacagagaatggatggatttttattcATATGATCGTGTAGACTGTTGTGATGCACTCagatgtatctttttttttttggtcacacttaatctgaaaaaaaaaaaaggagcagccTCAACAAGGTTCGTAGAGAAGACGGTGAGAAAATAATGTGACCGTTTATTGATTTTAGCGCCTCATGATTAGCAGCGGTTAACACTCAGATGCTCCACTGTACCCTGCCTAGGCTAAATACAGATATTTCTTGGATTGTAGCCACGTAGCTCGATAAGAGCTTGCGTTTTAGGTTCACTGGCCATCGAGGTCATCCGACATGCATCGTTCTCCTCGCAGAGTAGTTGTAGGCCTCACGGTCCACTAGCGTTGCACTCGGCTGTCTTGGGATTCAAATAGTGTCTTTGGAGTAtccgtttgtttgtgtgtattcgtGTGGCCGCGTGGCTTTCCGCTGGAGCGAGGCCAGACCTGTTCTGACCGTCTCCGCTATGCTGATAGGATTACAACGACaatgtgtgttcatgtgtgccATGCTTGTAGCGAATATCAACAGGACTTTATCTCGGTCCATTATACGCACCTTCCCGATGGATTTGATGACTCCGTCAAAAGTAGTCTTTTCCTCATACGTACGTACAGTTTCGATTTGTTTATTGGGTTTGTCATGTGGCTCATGATTTAGGTTAATATTGGACCACATCTTGAAACGGCCTCTCTTAGTGCATCGTCTCACTTcacttcctctcacattccaaaaacatacatgaATTGAAGACTCTCAGAAAAGTCAACTTAAAAGAAGAGTCAATTTAAAAGGAAAGTcaaccctttttttgtttttggacaataatatgttctattcagCCCCAGtcgtctaaatatgatattctggttaatattgtgttagtggaatataagttaggcagcaaaatccagccgtttttatccacctcagtgggcggccattttgccacttgctgtcgactgaagatgacatcacagttgctcaggtctcaggtaacaaccaatcacagcgcagcttcagaaaacaggtgagctctgattggttgttgcctgagctttgagcaacattgatgtcatcttttagtggacagcaagtggcaaaatggccgccccccttgagatggataaaaacggtcggattttgctgcataactcatattccacaaatgtaatattaatcaggatgtcatgattagactagtgaggtcacatagaacatattatggtcaagaaatgtttacggttgacttgtGCTTTGCagtgtttaataaataaataaaatatcttcaGCTTGtaatagggctgggcaataaatcaaattcatttgatacattgtcattttaaaagttGAATTGTTGACAATTTGCTAAATCAATTTTTGTCtttgattattaaaagctggtgtttttatgttctgttacatccccAAAAtgttgtgagttgtaattttgcccaATGCTGGATCTGtgatttacaagacatgtttacagtagctaccaactacttaattgtggcatttaagtacAAACTATGAAgattaagtttatgttaaaactattTTAGAATCACTAataatacattattgttgtctgaacatattgcacaggaattatttttgaataaatgaaacctttaaacaaatgtttcttgggtttattatattcaaatcggaaaatcgagattttattttttgggccatatcgcccagctaGCCTAGCTTGTAGTATGTTGTTGATAGTTTCCAGGGTTAGCCGTATAGCGGTGATTACACAGAATCAGTTGTATTATGGAGACCAGCTTACATACTGTCATTTCTAATGGCATTCTGTATGTGATCTTAAAAGGTACACTTTAACATCCCGAGCACTAAACCTTTCCTGGGAGTAACTCGTTACTAAATTTGAAGGGTTTCTGGCGCTTCCTTCACTGGCTGAGGCAAGTTAAGCTCTGTATGTATACACATTTCGTTTGCTTCTGTGAACAttgaatgttcttttttttcctttttttctggagaaaaaaagaacattgaaTGTTCTTGTGGCGTGCCCCTTATAAAATGTTCCAGTTTGCCTCATAACATTCCTGAATGTCCTTTAACCTCAACATTGTAAGCCTCTGGCCTCAAGGCAGCATGTGGTTCTAGGCGGCTTTGCGAGAGCCCCCTTGTTTTCGCCTGAGCATTTTCCAACTtcgaaaatgtgaaaatgacacattGCAGTCGGTAGGATGGAAATCTGCAACTCCTTTCCCACTATGTCGATAAACCACGTGTAACCATCTGGCAGTCATTTCAACGAGCGTACCCGCTGTTTGCCGTTATTAGCAGTTTCAAATGCACATGCTTGTAAGTCACATCTAATGAATCACTCTTAAGTACTTTTAATGAGGATTAGTGCGCACACAGGGCTGCTTCTGGTGCTGGCGCGAATGTGTGTCACTCGCTGATAACTCGGTGTAAAGATTCAAAGAATGAACTCTCTACATCTCCGTGAACGAGCGCGAGATCCCCGGTTGCCTCTGCTCGCTTCCATCGCCGTGGCAGCTTGTGAGGGTTGCGAAATGTAAGACGGTGGAGACGCTTGAAGGTTTGTTTTTCCCGCAGGCTCCCCCCCCGTCTCTCTATTATTGATAGAAGCCGTAACCTTTTGTCCGTCCTGCTTCCTTCTTGTACTGCTAGCCAAGGTTTGACCACGCACGCGCGTACGCTTCCTCGCCCTCAAGCATCACCGCATTTTTTGTCTCTCAGAGATAAAACACAGCGCTTGGATGATTGGttcttaaatgtttgtttgagaATCTCAAATCCAATCGGAAATCGCTCCTATTGGTCGTCCCCCGCTGCGAGAGCGAAAGACTTTGAGGGAGCGAGGGTTTCCGCGGCAACTGTTGCAGCCatctgtttgtgttgttttaatgtTTGGCAATGCCAACATAGCTTAAAGATGGCGCTGCATGTGGTTGTGAATGCTCACTTTGcttagcatttttaaaaaaaaatttttttataagaaGTGATTAGATGAGTCCATTTCCCGTTTGGCGAATAGAGTACTCTCATTAACACTAtgcaaatacatacatatagaaTACACTGGATACGATATGAGGAAATATAGTACCTAGTGTGGAATTAGCTTTCACCGACTTGTATAGTTCATACAGTATAACAGGGTAGCTTAATATTagtggtgggaatctttgaacgtctcacgattcgattccgatttttgggtctgcgattcagaatcaatttttcgattaagaacgatttttgattccaaatgatttgtttgacaatgagttctgcttcaatttatagatgggCAAGGAAttatgatctactccagtctgactcgctaatgctaattagcgcgctactcacggcactttttatcactcaaaagaacgactccacactgaaaaaaacccaacaacttttattggaataacttgatcgtgactttttccttcttttctctaatgtggctacaacttaacagtgtattagaccgcgtggaaccacactgcccctcagtggccacatcgggtacaacatgaacagcgctccaaataaaggcacacacagacaaaggcatgacagtataaaataatttaaataaaatcgattttgggacatttaaaatcgattctgaatcgtactaaatgaaaatcgatttttttttgggcacacccctactatgtAATGTTATAACTctggtctttttttgtttgtggttcCTTTACAATAGCTTTGTCTTCTCTGCATCCCCCTGCAATGATGTCGGCTTGACCAGCATCTTGGTCCGTCAAGTGAGACTCGCCATaaagatcatcatcatcatcatcatcatcggcaGCAGCAGCGACCGACTCTCCTCTCCTGGTTCACCACACCTGCCTCTCTATGGCTGCCCCGATTGGTTGGAAGTGCCATGTGGTCCGCCACACCCCCTGCGGCCCCGCCCCTTAAGAAGGGAAGGAAGCTGGAGAAATTCTAGGTGATGGCTGACCCGATTCAGGCCACTAACGAGGAACTTAGGAGCAAAATGATGGACATCCAGATTGAGCTGCAGCAGGAGCGTGGCAAGGTACAGAAGGGATGAAtattctaattttttattttttttatattgactgACGAGCATTAATGGGAGTTTTTCAAATTGATGTTGTGATATTGAAATGTGTGATAAATATTGAGGGAAAAacctaacaaaaaaaagagaaagggagGAGGCAAAAACCTTTTCCCGCCACGGTACTGTAATAAAATGACCGGTTCCGTGTATATTGACTAATGGCGTTCTTCAGGTGTGTAAGCTGCGTGAGCGGCTCCAGGAGCAGCGGCAGGCCCGGGAGCTGGAGCAGCACAAACACGCTGTGGCGCTCACGGACCTGCGCGCCAAACTCCACGAGGAGAAGCTGCGCGAGACGGCAGCGGCACGTGAAGCTCTGGCACGGCAGCACGAAGCGGAGCTGGCCAGGACTATTAAGATCCGCGACACTGAAGTACAGCGGCTCCAGGGACTCGTGCACGCCCTGAGAGACGGCGCCGCTGACAAGCTTAAAAACGCTCTTCTCGGGGAGGCTCGAGAAGAGGCCAGGAGAGCTTTCGATGGCGAGAGACTAAAGCTACAACAAGAGGTATGTTTCAGCGTTCTCGGCTTTGTTGACGAGGAGTAAAAACAGGATGCGGCGGGGGAAAGCCTGTTGCCAAGCTATTGTTTCGCAGGTCGCCTTCCCCCGAGAAACTACGCCTCTATCATGACCATGCGTCAGTGGAATTGAATAGACCTGCTGtttacaaatttgtgaatactgACCTgaaggggtgtgaattgcctagtacccggcgattcgattcgatgccgattaatcccgatgcgaatctataaatgtattattgtgattttttaatttaatttttttactcaaatttagaaaatactaatcagttgTACATGCTTGAGATGACGCTGACACTGTAAAATTTGcatggaaatgtatttatttatctgaaaattctaactgcatttaacaaacaggttgcagtttgtttcatgtttgaacagcactgaaatcaaatattaaggcttaatgttccattaatataacattcttccatgcttaatgtgtgaatcttaaccctaagtgagactttttgttgaatattcccataaaaaaaatgatgtttaaaaattgatttggccgcatatcgaatcgattcaagaattgcgcgctgtaatatctatcgtgatatattgccgaatcgatttttttctaacacccctgcTGACCTGTCTTTTAGATCCAAGAACTAAAGGCAGCCAAGAAGCAGGCCGACGAGGCTCTGGCCACTGCGCTGCAAGCCGATAAAGCCAAAGCGGCCGATCTGAGGACCGCTTACCAGCAGCACCAGGATGAAGTGCACCGCATCAAACGTGACTGTGAGAGAGACATCCGACGCCTGGTAAGGCCACAAAAAACATGTCGCCGTAGTTTGACAGAGGCAACATCTGTTAGTTTTATGTTTACTGGAACTGCAGGCAAAGCTCTCTTCACTCACCAGCATCTGTTTTTTTGCTCTGACTTTGCCTCACTGTGTGGCGATAAACGCGTCAGTGTCTCATTAACCGCAAGGCTTCAATCATTGCAGTCTTTGGTATAGAAGACCGGGAAAGGTTCAAGTCATTAACCCTTTTACGTTTTCCCGAAAATGAGAATTTCATTGAAATGATCTTTCTCCTTGACTTTCCCACTATACCTTTTCCTCCCCATCTTCTCCCGCAGATGGATGAGCTAAAGGCTAAGGACCGCGTGGCGTGCGCCTTGGAGAGGGAGCTGGGCATGCAGGCCGGCTACACGCAGAAACTCCAGCTGCAGAAGGAAGCCCTGGACGAGCAGCTGGTCCACGTACGGGAGGCCGAGAGGCACAACCACGGCAGCCCGAAGAGAGAGCTGGTGCCCGGGCTTGGGGACAACGCAGACCTGCTCAACAACCAGGTATGTTCAGCAACCTGATTCGTACAAACAGGGTGAGACATTACTGTCTGTTAATTCTTAGTGGCATCAATGCATTCAGTTCTCATCTTGCATTTGGTCACGTCCTCCTTCCCACGAACCTCCACCCGCCTGCATGCACGTCTTCCCCCTTGTTCAGTTTTtgtactcctcctcctcctcccctctcCCCCCTGTTTCCCAGGAGACGGAGGAGCGTGACACTAGGAGGTTCCAGCTGAAGATAGCCGAGCTCCACTCCGTCATCAGGAAGCTGGAGGACAGAAATGCGCTGCTGGCTGATGAGAGGAATGAACTTGTGAGGGCACCGCATTCGCATTCCACATTCACAGACACTGagtgcaaaacaaaatgggagaccattaactctttgacttccagacgttttcagaaatgggatgtcgccagtgccagccgatttaagcaatttgactgatctttcaaggtccacagaaaattatgtgtttggaaagattggactctcatctttcatcagaaaaaaaaagtttgtttctaccttattccgtttttcagtaatcaacaatagaaaatggttagtttcacctctgttttgtaacaaacgtcttttaacgtctttggcactcctccataggattttactaaacgttgtttaatgtttttggcagtcaaagagttaaggagtaatgtaaaaaaaaaaatacaaaaaaaaaaaaatatatgtatatgtgtatatatatatatatatatgtatatatatatatgtatatatatatatgtatatatatatatgtgtatatatatatgtatatatatatgtatatatatatgtatatatatatgtgtatatatatatgtatgtatatatatgtatatatatatatatatatatatatatatatatatatatatatatatatatatatatatatatatatatatatattaaaaaaaaaattttaataaaaaaataaaaaaggagagcaatgatgacatgtcaaatcgaatgaacaatactgagctctccatataaagaaaaaaaaaaggagtaatgTTTAGTTTGATGCTAAATATGTTGGAAAGGACACATAGAACCATGACGGGGCGTATTCTGTTTCTGTCCACTTTCCAGGTGAAGAGAGTTCGAGAGGCAGAGAGCCAGATGAAGCCCATGTTTGAAAAGACGAAGCGCCTCTCCAAGAAGAACGACGACCTCCTGCAAACACTGCAGCGGATGGAGGAGAAACTTAAAAACTTGAGTCGCGACAACGCTGAGATGGTTAGAATCACATCTGCGTAGTTCCATAAAGATGATCAcgcttttgccttttttttgttatacattTGTGCTCATAGATGACCTCTAGTGGACGTTTTAGGAAAAACATGAACTCTTTTTGAGAGCTTTTCATTTGGCTGCTGTCTCCTCCTCTTTAGAAGGAAAAAGCTTCCCATCACCCCTTGCAGCACCAAACCCACCAAAACCAACTCAAGCGGCCCAGTTCCCTGACAGACTTAAGCCACGCCCACGAGGAGCAGGAAGTAGAGTTTCTCAAGCTCCAGATTGTAGAACAACGCGGCATCATCGATGAACTCACTCAGGTCAACTTTTTCAACGTGTTTCAATAGCCTGTTATCAAACCACACAATATGTCTTTCTGaatttaaactaaaaataaatagatttaaaaagtgGTCACAAGTGATTTGTTGGTTaaatcatttaacatttttagtctTATGCTGTATGTAGTGAACAGCATTCACAATATGCTTATCTATATTATATCTCTCTATTCATTCCCAAATAACTCCTTTTCACAAGAAATTGTCATGAagcatttatttagatttttattttattagctctttgactgttCCAACTATCATGTTTGTGTTCAGGAACGTGAGCGTTTTGCGATGGGCAAGAAGGCGAGGCGAAAAACTCTCAAATTAACCAAAGTAAGTACAGGATGTGGATCTCGTCATTGATCAACCATCTCATCCGTGCTCGAGTGAACATTTGAGTACTGCTCTGTGCGTCTGTGTGCGCCTAATTGGGCTCAAGAGAATTGATGACAGTTCTCCTTGTGATGAAAACAATGCAACTGAAGTCATGTAATGTAACAGCCAGAGTaaaattctatatattttttattttttatttttttatttgattttattactatttttttatattatcattttttttccctggagagctcagtattgttctttcggtaattttaccgatttgacatgtcatcatcattgctcttttttttttattattattattttttttgtatgtgcgtgcgtgcgtgtgagcgtgtattcattagttcacctaaaacctattaaaaaatcccataccgttcaccaaaaccaaacacttccagccagagtcatgaggccgtcaggagacccgaggaaggagcaaagaatattttttcttttatatacaaCTAATGTTAATGGGTGTGTGCGATTGAGGAGATTTTGATGCGAGGATGCATAACTGGATGAAGTCATTGCTGTGATTATGCCCAACATGTTGAGGCTAATGCATCAGGGCTGTTGctaggaggtggaggaggagtcacacagctgcccccccccccacctggaAATAGTTGTTGCCTTGGCGAGGTTGATATCGGGTGCTGTGACTTTCTTGGATAAGAGTCACGTTGTGAGGCAATCTTGAGTagctttttgctgtttttggtcCAATGGCAACATGACGGAGTACTTTCTTCTCATCCTCTACTTCTCCGCCTTTATTTGTCTGTGTGCACTGGTCTGCCTTTACTTCTCCGGTTGCCAGGAGATGACTTATAAACACGATGGTAAGATCTCTATGGGCTTTAtgaacaatcataaaaaaaatgtttgtttttttgggacagGTCAGCAAAAGTAGAAGGacatttgcatatatatatttgttaatgtatgtcattttttccctccattctTCTCCACAGAGGCATGTTGTGGAGACATATTTTGGATTTGATGAGGAATCCGTAGAGTCTGAGACTTCCTCTCTGACCTCTTTTAACACTGACCTCACTGACCGTACACCTGCCACTCCAGAGGAGGAATTAGAGGAGGTAAGGAATTTTCTCAATGTCTCtgtattgcaaaaaaataaggCTACTACACAGAACTTTTTGGTAGCGGTGAAACACGGGAAGAAGATATCTTTGTCAGTGAAGTTGAAGGAAATGCTCTGGATTCACAGAGTGTCTCTCGTGAGGAGTCGGAGCTTCGTTTTCGTCAGCTCACCAGAGAATATCAGGCTCTCCAGCGAGCCTATGCGCTCCTGCAAGAGCAGACTGGAGGCTCTCTCGATGCTGAGAGGGAAGCCAGGGTGTGTACTGTCAATTACCTTTTCACGATAtttcatattattgtcagtaaTATTGTGCACAGCTTGAACATAAAGATGAcattatttattactattatttatatactgtattatttaattaaaatgaaaacattaaatgtaggaaaataaaaactgtacaGTACTTACATAATgagtcaattaaaatgtattgcacataaattaaataatgtacctaaataagtgtttaaaaccctggagaacccaaggggtcaaatttggcccctataaattctgctactcaaataacaaagaccttttttttttttacaaatttaacttcaaaagtccagagtgcctcttctgacccctgcatggggccatctagtggatgaatattgcacttacatgagccagggtggtggtgacaagatggctggcaacatgctgttttgttgagctggaaatcaatccaaacaaaaccatcttctcagaaaaccatcagatggtaaaaattgtgttttttttgttaatctatttcatatcatgttgcagaatgcctaggagtatgttttatatatatatatatatatatatatatatattgataaataagCAACTCTGAGcgagttcaaaaaacaagggttaaaattgaaaaaacatatattttggtgttcagtgaacttatagcagtcatttaatgtataattcatagttttccaaaagaagaaaagggttcttgggttctccagggttaaaaaacatCTGTAAAACATTAAACGCAAATCAAATTGTATAGCACTTATCAAATGTTTAAGCCACTCTAACATTTCATTTCGAGATTCTTTGTGGAAGCCCTTTGAGAATCCTTGACAACCTTTCCGTCTTGTTCCGTCGGGACCTTTAACCCCTTAGACACGTGAGCAACTGCAGGCAGAGCTCAGCGGCTGCCAGGCCAAGATGATGGACCTGGAGAAGGCTCTGGTGGAACGGGGGCAGGTAACAAAGACCAGAGACGGCGACCGCAGCTCTCGGGTTCTCCTGTCGCTGGCCCTCCTGCATGTTTGTTTGGCCGCTCTGCTCCTGGGCTGGCGCTATGCCGACCAGGTCTGCCGCAGATTCCtctgatgtcacttcctgcaTGTGTGGTATCGCAACTGGGCACCTGCATGCTGTCCACTATCCTACCTGTTGTGGGTCTTtcatagacattttttttcttaacctaAAGACTcgatttttacatttatattagtTAGTATATGTATAAAAGCTAAGCCTGGTACTACATTATATTGTATATTGGATCAAAAGCAAATGCATATCTAGTTAAGTCGAATCTTGACTAAATCACCTAATGTTGCTGATTTTAGtgtgcacattttcatttttaatgacattCACAAAGcattacaggattttttttgtgtgtttttgggtGACACAAAATTAGCAAAACTCATCTCTTCTGTGTCAGCGCTTTTGTGTTGCTGCATGCATGGCTGATCCAGCTCTGTGTTGTGATTTGATGCTCTGCTGAATTTTTCCCTCTGAATGCCTTCTGTCACTGTAAACATCTTTACGAGTGCGGCTTTATTGGCATGCTTTCCTCCGTTACCTCATAAGAGGACTTCCTTTCGCTGGATCAATAAACTTTTGCTACCACTCTGTTCTTCTGTCTTTGTGTCTATGTTGACTTTGCATGGGTCGTTTGGAATCAGCGCTTTGTATGATTCCCGCACATGTTCTCTTTCACTGCTTATCTCTGCCTGTGCGTCTCTCATATTCCATCTGGATGCTGTGGACAGGACTCAAAGTGGGTGGAAGAGAAGCAGCACTTACTCAGGACGAGCCAGGAACTTCACGAAAAGGTAGTTTACATGCTGCCGGAGTATATACACTCATCGGCGTCGACATTTTGCTTATCACAAGGTAATCACAAAGATGAATTAGAACTACTTCAAAAGCAATATCAATAATTCAGTATTTCAACAGTATCTTAATTATAGTGGTGTAGAATCCTCTTACTACGTGTTTGTAATAATTTACAACACAAATTTTActtaattccatccatccatctttatGACACTTTTCCTCGTTAGGTTTATGGGTAAATTGGAGTCTATCTCAGCTTATGACATTAGTTTTATGCATATACAGCACtccattaaccctggagaacccaagaaccctttaaaattatgaattatacattaaatgactgctataagttcactgaacaccaaaatatatgttttttcaattttaacccttgttttttgaactcgctcagagttgctaatttatccaaaaatatatataaaacatactcctaggcattctgcaacatgatatgaaatagattaacaaaaaaaaaaacacaatttttaccatctgatggtttgctgagaagatggttttgtttggattgatttccagctcaacaaaacagcatgttgccagccatcttgtcaccaccactctggctcatgtaagtgcaatattcatccactagatggccccatgcaggggtcagaagaggcactctggacttttgaagttacatttataaaaaaaaagcaaagctctttgttatttgagtagcagaatttataggggccaaatttgaccctgtgggttctccagggttaaagactATACCTATAGTCACGTGCCATCGCTATGTT from the Vanacampus margaritifer isolate UIUO_Vmar chromosome 10, RoL_Vmar_1.0, whole genome shotgun sequence genome contains:
- the jakmip1 gene encoding janus kinase and microtubule-interacting protein 1 isoform X2; translated protein: MADPIQATNEELRSKMMDIQIELQQERGKVCKLRERLQEQRQARELEQHKHAVALTDLRAKLHEEKLRETAAAREALARQHEAELARTIKIRDTEVQRLQGLVHALRDGAADKLKNALLGEAREEARRAFDGERLKLQQEIQELKAAKKQADEALATALQADKAKAADLRTAYQQHQDEVHRIKRDCERDIRRLMDELKAKDRVACALERELGMQAGYTQKLQLQKEALDEQLVHVREAERHNHGSPKRELVPGLGDNADLLNNQFLYSSSSSPLPPVSQETEERDTRRFQLKIAELHSVIRKLEDRNALLADERNELVKRVREAESQMKPMFEKTKRLSKKNDDLLQTLQRMEEKLKNLSRDNAEMKEKASHHPLQHQTHQNQLKRPSSLTDLSHAHEEQEVEFLKLQIVEQRGIIDELTQERERFAMGKKARRKTLKLTKRHVVETYFGFDEESVESETSSLTSFNTDLTDRTPATPEEELEESVSREESELRFRQLTREYQALQRAYALLQEQTGGSLDAEREARTREQLQAELSGCQAKMMDLEKALVERGQDSKWVEEKQHLLRTSQELHEKMCALQQAESRLQAEVQDARDQNELLEFRVLELEERERRSPALNLHMSAFPENSSSALQVYCRQEGVKDVVIPELMKKLDILGDNGNLRNEEQVAVIQAGTVISLCEKWLKQVDNTEAALTQKMIDLENDKELFSKQKGFLEEELDYRKQALDQAYMRIEELEATLYSALQQEQPSCQAVAESLTDRQREELRLAVDKLRRQILRQSRQFDTQILQERMELLQQAQQRIRVLEDRIDLQKRQIKEIEEKFLFLFLFFSLAFILWP
- the LOC144058901 gene encoding uncharacterized protein LOC144058901 — translated: MTEYFLLILYFSAFICLCALVCLYFSGCQEMTYKHDGKISMGFMNNHKKNVCFFGTGQQK